Proteins co-encoded in one Bacillus paramycoides genomic window:
- a CDS encoding type I methionyl aminopeptidase, with protein MITIKTKNEIDLMHESGKLLASCHREIAKMMKPGVTTKEIDTFVEAYLEKHGAISQQKGYNGYPYGICASVNDEMCHGFPADVPLTEGDIVTIDMVVNLNGGLSDSAWTYRVGNVSEEAERLMVVAENALYKGIDQAVIGNHVGDIGYAIESYVANEGFSVARDFTGHGIGKEIHEEPAIFHFGKRGQGPELQEGMVITIEPIVNAGMRYSKVDLNGWAARTMDGKLSAQYEHTIAITKDGPIILTQL; from the coding sequence ATGATTACAATTAAAACAAAAAATGAAATAGATTTGATGCACGAATCTGGAAAGTTACTTGCTTCATGTCATAGAGAAATTGCAAAAATGATGAAACCAGGTGTGACAACAAAAGAAATTGATACGTTTGTTGAAGCATATTTAGAAAAGCATGGTGCAATATCTCAGCAGAAAGGTTACAACGGGTATCCATATGGGATATGTGCATCTGTAAACGATGAAATGTGTCATGGGTTTCCGGCAGATGTACCTTTAACTGAGGGCGATATAGTAACAATTGACATGGTAGTAAACTTAAATGGGGGTCTTTCAGATTCAGCTTGGACGTATAGAGTTGGAAATGTTTCTGAAGAAGCAGAAAGGTTAATGGTAGTAGCTGAGAATGCATTGTATAAAGGGATTGATCAGGCGGTAATCGGTAATCATGTAGGAGACATTGGCTATGCAATTGAAAGTTATGTAGCAAATGAAGGTTTTTCTGTCGCAAGAGACTTTACAGGACATGGAATTGGTAAAGAGATTCATGAAGAACCAGCAATTTTTCATTTTGGGAAACGAGGACAAGGGCCTGAGTTGCAAGAAGGAATGGTAATTACAATTGAGCCCATTGTCAATGCAGGTATGCGATATTCGAAAGTAGATTTAAATGGATGGGCTGCAAGAACGATGGATGGGAAATTATCAGCGCAATATGAGCATACAATTGCGATTACAAAAGATGGACCAATTATTTTAACGCAGTTATAA